GGTGAATATGAACGCCCAGAGGTCGAGTTCGGACTTGCCAATCTGAGGCCGGGTGATCGAATCCTTGAGTTGGGTGCGGGCTCGGGCATTGTTGGGTCCGTGTTCGCCAAGAACATCCGGGACATTGAACTACGATCATTTGAAGCCAATCCGGACCTAATCGAACATATTCGCATGATCTATGCGCATAATCAGTTGGATGCGGTCGCATCGGTCACGAACAGGATCGTGGTGACTGGACAGGACCAGCCGGACCATATGGATTTTCACGTTCGGACCAATTTCCTGGGATCACGCTTGTCCGGGGAAAACAACGAACCCGAAGCGCGTCGGATCAGGGTCGAAACCAGACACTATGACGATATTTCAAATGACTTCCCTCACAATGTCCTAATCATGGATATTGAGGGTGGTGAACTGGATTTCCTGACCGGAGCCAACCTTTCTGATGTTGAGTTGGTCATGCTTGAATTGCACCCGAAGGTCTATGGCTTGGAAGGTCGAAAACAGATTTTCACGCTGTTGAAAGCCAAGGGATTTGAGCTGGATCGCACGACATCCAAAGGGCAGGTGGCGTCATTCAAGCGGCCCGAAAGGTTGAAGCTCCAACCTGATTATTCACAGATCAGCAGTGGACCAACTCAGCAGCAAAGCTATGACCTCGACCCCCACAGGGCTCTGGCAGAAGGTATCATTACGAAAAAGAACGCCGTGCTTGCCAAGACGCCCCGAAGCCAGGGTCATCAGATTGCCGCGTCGGTTTTTGATCAGCATCGCAATCAGGTGCCTGAAGCGACCTGCTGGTTAACTCACCAAAAGCCGGCCACGACCTTTCGTTCTCATCCACGGCGCAACAGGATCAAGACACTGGAAGGGACTTGGTTGTTTGGTGGGCGTTTCAACCCACACTTCGGGCATTTTCTGACGGAAACCTTCGCTCGGTTGTGGGCATTGGACCACGTTTCGCATCCGCTTGATGGTGTGCTTTTCTTCCCGACCTACAACGATCACAAGGACAGCGCGGCCGGTATGTTTTCGAACCTGTCAAAGGTGATGGATGTCGACGTCAAGTTCAAGATTTGCGACGAGTTTTACCGCGTGGAAAAACTTGTCATTCCGCCACAGGGAAACGGGCTTGGGCGGCTTATGCTATCTTCCCCCGAGATGCGCGAGTTCATCAAAAGGCATATCAGACGCGATTTCGAGCCGACGCCGCATAGAAAACTCTACATCTCTCGGTCTGGTCAGTTTGACAAGTTGGGCCGCATTTTCCTGGGGGAACACACCCTGGAAACGCTCTTGCAAGACGAGGGGTATACGATCTTCCATCCTCAAGATCATTCTTGGGAGGATCAGTTGCGTCACTACATGTCGGCAACGCATATCCTTGGTCCGGATGGAAGCCCGTTTCATTTGGTTAATTTCACGGGGCGTTCTGATCTATCTGTTGGTGTCGTCCAGCGTCGTCCGGGACATGATGCCAGGCACATGGCGCAACAAGGGCGGCTTTATGGGGTGAACAACACCGTGGCGATCTCGCATCTTGGGCGGTTCTGGGCACGGTCCGGCGATCGACGTGCGGGATTCACGTTGGTCAGTGAACTTCGTTTGGCACCATTGTGTGAAGACCTGAAATCACGTGGTTTCATCAGCCTAAAAGCTGACTGGCAAAACCTGAGTGACGCAGAGTTGCAGGCGTCACTTCAATCCATCGCCGAAGCGACCCAGGCCGACTTCAGACCTGTTTCAAATGCGAACGAGTCTTTGGCGAGCTTTCCTCAGCTTGCCGCACCCGGTCAACCCACTGTGTTCATGTGACGCGCATAGGACATCTAATGCTGTGCTATACGCGCCGTGTGCCGCTATTGTTCGCATAGGGGCAACAGTGGGGCAACAATAAACAACCCTAGATTGATCGCCCCGACCAATTTTTTGCTAAGGCTTGCATCCGCTTTTGATCGGTGACAGCTTGACGTGCCAAGGTTTTGCGACACATTTACAGATTGTTTCGCGTTCTCTTGTGCAATTTAGGGTTGTGTTTCTCTTCGGTGTAACCAAAATTTAACCATGAGCCGGAATCAAGCGATCGACTCGCTGCTGAATGAATTGGGACCTATGGCCTCGGCGGGATATTTCGTCGGGCTGCACATTCGTTTTGCCGCCCCCCTCTTGACCTTCCAAACATACCCACAAACCTGGTCCGATCATTACACACGCAATGCCTATGCGCTGCGTGACCCAATGATCGCCTGGGGCATATCGCGCACTGGTGCCACACGCTGGAGCGATATTGACCTGCCCGATCCGTTCGGCATCTTGAAAGATGCCGCACGTCATGGGCTGGTCTATGGCGTCTGCGTGTCCTGTGGCGAAATCTCGTCACGGACAGTTGCAGGTTTGGCCCGGGCTGACCGGGAATTCACCGATGAAGAGATTGCCGCGATCAGCGGTGTCGTGCTTCGGCTTCACCATGTTTCACAACCCCCCGATACGCTGACAAAAGCCGAGATCGAGGCACTTCAGGTGCTAGCATCCGGCGAACGTTATGCGGCCGGTGCGGTTGTGCTGGGTATCTCGGAAAGTGCGTTGAAAGCGCGACTGTCCTCTGCCCGTAAGAAGTTATTTGCACGCACCTCGGCCGAGGCCATCCAAAGAGCTAAGGACTACCGTCTAATCTAGACCCGGCTGTCGCCTGAGCGTGCTTCCCGTTTTTTTGCAACCAAACTGGAGGATGTCATGCAGACGACCACACTTTCTTTCGCCAATCTACACAACCATGGCGAGTTATTTGCCAATCTACTTCGCGCTAGACGGCAAAGTTTTATCATTCAGAACCGCTGGGACCTTCCCGAGGCTCTGGGAATGGAGTTTGACCAGTACGACACACCGGCCAGCCGCTGGGTGGCAGTCCATGAATTTGGCCGTGTTCTGGCAGG
This DNA window, taken from Aliiroseovarius sp. F47248L, encodes the following:
- a CDS encoding FkbM family methyltransferase, producing MVDAPSIQTKSDSPHPKVVATINGVDVLKAPHLKPAILRRIRSGEYERPEVEFGLANLRPGDRILELGAGSGIVGSVFAKNIRDIELRSFEANPDLIEHIRMIYAHNQLDAVASVTNRIVVTGQDQPDHMDFHVRTNFLGSRLSGENNEPEARRIRVETRHYDDISNDFPHNVLIMDIEGGELDFLTGANLSDVELVMLELHPKVYGLEGRKQIFTLLKAKGFELDRTTSKGQVASFKRPERLKLQPDYSQISSGPTQQQSYDLDPHRALAEGIITKKNAVLAKTPRSQGHQIAASVFDQHRNQVPEATCWLTHQKPATTFRSHPRRNRIKTLEGTWLFGGRFNPHFGHFLTETFARLWALDHVSHPLDGVLFFPTYNDHKDSAAGMFSNLSKVMDVDVKFKICDEFYRVEKLVIPPQGNGLGRLMLSSPEMREFIKRHIRRDFEPTPHRKLYISRSGQFDKLGRIFLGEHTLETLLQDEGYTIFHPQDHSWEDQLRHYMSATHILGPDGSPFHLVNFTGRSDLSVGVVQRRPGHDARHMAQQGRLYGVNNTVAISHLGRFWARSGDRRAGFTLVSELRLAPLCEDLKSRGFISLKADWQNLSDAELQASLQSIAEATQADFRPVSNANESLASFPQLAAPGQPTVFM
- a CDS encoding autoinducer binding domain-containing protein, with translation MSRNQAIDSLLNELGPMASAGYFVGLHIRFAAPLLTFQTYPQTWSDHYTRNAYALRDPMIAWGISRTGATRWSDIDLPDPFGILKDAARHGLVYGVCVSCGEISSRTVAGLARADREFTDEEIAAISGVVLRLHHVSQPPDTLTKAEIEALQVLASGERYAAGAVVLGISESALKARLSSARKKLFARTSAEAIQRAKDYRLI